A genomic segment from Candidatus Zixiibacteriota bacterium encodes:
- a CDS encoding polysaccharide pyruvyl transferase family protein → MLKRISCLGYFGYRNTGDEAILSVLVDQMDKIGLRDKLVVFSGDVESTKRFHAVDAVQNILPTSTSKFTVGILGRNRSNFVKSLRTYLKSDMLIIGGGGLFFDYPHTNEYVQQLLDKIRWGKRLGKKVVLLGVGVGPIHRHDTATALRSTLDKADLICVRDNKSQQLLLETGLSESAIHVTEDFAFLLKPVSEERIEYILRKEELSKSYNTPLIGIGLCGRHAQDDWFRAAMVKFCDHVIQTLGARICFIPMQTGGGFDDRLDVRLIHEAINRKEMVTLVEHEYGPKEILSIISKMDFVIGERFHAALFAATSGVPVIGISYMPKVKRLFHKIGQDDWCLDRDGLTGPKLIKVFDSLWETGSKVSADLRRLVPPLVDQSHLNFELFQQYLEKSQLL, encoded by the coding sequence ATGCTGAAACGAATTTCGTGTCTCGGCTATTTTGGGTATCGAAATACCGGCGATGAAGCCATTCTGAGTGTTCTTGTCGATCAGATGGACAAAATCGGTCTGCGTGACAAGCTTGTGGTCTTTTCCGGAGATGTCGAGTCTACCAAACGGTTTCATGCAGTGGACGCTGTACAGAATATACTGCCCACGTCCACATCGAAATTCACCGTCGGGATCTTAGGTAGGAATCGGAGCAACTTCGTAAAATCGCTAAGAACCTACCTCAAGTCAGATATGTTGATAATAGGTGGCGGCGGGTTGTTCTTCGACTATCCTCACACCAACGAGTATGTCCAGCAGCTTCTTGACAAAATAAGATGGGGAAAACGACTTGGGAAGAAAGTTGTCCTTCTCGGGGTCGGTGTTGGTCCGATCCACCGCCATGATACCGCCACTGCCCTCAGGAGTACTCTGGACAAAGCCGACTTGATATGCGTTCGCGACAACAAATCACAACAACTACTACTGGAAACAGGCCTTTCAGAATCAGCGATTCATGTCACCGAGGATTTCGCGTTTCTTCTAAAGCCAGTGTCCGAGGAAAGGATAGAGTACATACTCAGGAAAGAGGAATTATCGAAGTCATACAACACACCCTTGATTGGGATCGGTCTGTGTGGTCGTCACGCGCAGGATGACTGGTTTCGAGCGGCTATGGTCAAGTTCTGCGATCATGTTATACAGACGCTTGGTGCAAGAATATGCTTCATTCCGATGCAAACAGGCGGCGGCTTCGATGACAGGCTCGACGTTCGGTTGATCCATGAAGCGATCAATCGGAAAGAAATGGTCACGCTGGTCGAGCACGAATACGGTCCTAAAGAGATTCTGAGTATTATCAGCAAAATGGACTTTGTGATCGGGGAGAGATTCCACGCCGCGCTTTTCGCGGCCACCAGTGGAGTCCCCGTGATCGGGATATCATACATGCCCAAGGTCAAACGACTGTTTCATAAGATTGGACAAGATGATTGGTGTTTGGATCGCGATGGTCTCACCGGACCTAAGCTGATCAAGGTCTTTGATAGTTTGTGGGAGACCGGGAGCAAAGTCTCAGCTGACCTTAGAAGGCTGGTCCCTCCTCTGGTAGACCAATCGCATCTTAATTTCGAGTTATTCCAACAGTACCTTGAAAAATCTCAACTACTGTAA
- a CDS encoding oligosaccharide flippase family protein, with protein sequence MFAEIKGILKHSVVYLAGTLASRMVGFVMIPVYTHYLTTEEYGTLELLDLTSYLIGLLLAMGVAQSVVRLYHDYDDQVRQNRVVSVAMITLWVASAFSAIWLLLFARDISQLVFKSPDYLQLFHLIFVTMILNLNIEIPMNLLLIRERSVLYNVINLVRLAINLSLNIIFIVYLGMGVKGILLGGLLTSAVTGVFLTIFTIRQIGLSFSRQTFFDMLKYGTPLIGSWLGMFIVNFGDRFILQRFASLSDVGIYSLAYKFGMLPNFLVLTPFMLIWGPKRFEIARLDDAKRTYSYVFTYFLFVQLFIGLGVSVLIKDVVSIVADSEYHSAYMYVPMIILSYVLWGCYSYAQLGMLLEKKTKYLAYASGIGAAVNVGANLLLIPELKLWGASIATLITFGVIFCFVYNRSQKLYNIPYQLARIAKMTFCAFGLLAIASIIDISNVFLSIVTKFSLACCFPVVLYFLRFYTATELAKMREGVHRIKILTTESVLPRIPLINRLIGKGRR encoded by the coding sequence ATGTTTGCTGAAATCAAGGGAATCCTCAAGCACTCCGTCGTCTATCTTGCTGGCACACTGGCCAGCAGGATGGTCGGTTTCGTGATGATCCCTGTCTACACACACTACCTGACCACCGAAGAGTATGGAACTCTGGAACTGCTCGATCTGACTTCTTATCTGATAGGTTTGCTGCTGGCAATGGGGGTAGCCCAGTCGGTTGTCAGGCTCTACCATGACTATGATGACCAGGTGAGGCAAAACCGCGTTGTCAGTGTGGCAATGATAACCTTGTGGGTTGCATCCGCCTTTTCCGCAATTTGGTTGTTGTTATTTGCCAGAGACATATCACAACTTGTTTTCAAGTCTCCCGACTACCTCCAGTTATTCCATCTGATTTTCGTGACTATGATTCTGAACCTCAATATTGAGATTCCCATGAATCTTCTTCTCATCAGGGAAAGATCAGTTCTCTATAATGTCATCAATCTAGTCAGGTTGGCAATTAACCTGTCTCTAAATATCATATTCATTGTCTATCTTGGAATGGGGGTCAAAGGAATCCTTCTCGGCGGCCTCCTAACAAGTGCTGTTACTGGAGTCTTCCTGACAATTTTCACCATTCGACAAATCGGCTTATCGTTTTCTCGCCAGACATTCTTTGATATGCTCAAATACGGAACCCCACTGATAGGAAGCTGGCTGGGGATGTTTATTGTCAACTTTGGAGATCGTTTCATCCTGCAGAGGTTCGCGTCTCTCTCCGACGTCGGGATTTACTCGCTGGCTTACAAATTCGGAATGCTCCCTAATTTCCTGGTGCTGACACCTTTCATGCTTATCTGGGGTCCCAAGAGATTCGAAATCGCCAGGCTGGATGACGCGAAGAGGACATACTCTTACGTCTTCACTTATTTTCTGTTCGTTCAGCTATTCATAGGTCTCGGGGTTTCTGTTCTGATAAAGGATGTAGTCTCGATAGTCGCTGATTCTGAATACCACAGTGCATATATGTATGTTCCGATGATCATCTTATCATACGTATTGTGGGGCTGTTACTCCTACGCACAGCTTGGAATGCTGCTGGAAAAGAAGACGAAGTACCTGGCCTATGCATCCGGAATAGGCGCCGCGGTGAACGTGGGAGCAAACCTCCTCTTGATTCCGGAACTCAAGCTGTGGGGAGCATCTATTGCAACATTGATTACCTTCGGCGTGATTTTTTGTTTCGTATACAATCGATCACAGAAGCTGTACAATATACCCTACCAGCTTGCTCGAATCGCCAAAATGACATTCTGTGCGTTTGGACTGCTTGCCATCGCATCTATAATAGACATATCAAACGTTTTCTTGTCTATTGTCACCAAATTCTCGTTGGCTTGCTGCTTTCCCGTAGTGCTCTATTTTCTTCGGTTTTACACTGCCACTGAACTGGCCAAAATGAGAGAAGGAGTGCATAGGATCAAGATCCTCACTACGGAGTCCGTACTTCCCAGAATACCGCTTATCAATCGTCTCATCGGGAAAGGTAGGCGATAA
- the trkA gene encoding Trk system potassium transporter TrkA, which produces MNITVIGMGEVGKHIAGFLAAEEHDVTIIDSNPLSVADAEERMDVMALVGQGGSIKCLRKAEVAKADLVIAVTDDDEANMLAALGAKSLGAKKTIARISSREYLEGESGVYHDVMGIDLVICPQILSALEITKLVKSVGALMVENFAENRVELIQLKLNEQLKIVGKTLKEVTMPPNTLIAAVARDDRVIIPSGDDELLLNDEVLVIGMIEAIEQVEELFGKKHRGKARKAVIVGGGEIGFSLVQSLKGEQIEVTLIEKDAERCKFLSESLENALIINGDGTSMDILEEVGVAECDIFISVVSRGEEVNLLTGLLAKKMGARKSVVLANKPDYRELYEQLGIDAVVSPRLVAANQIMKYVRAGRVVSTTIIEEGKAEILEIIAPPSSRIVEKSLKDLNFPKGAVIGAVVGPKGVMIPTGDDTIAPNSTVIVFTIPSARKRVEKLFKIKMSE; this is translated from the coding sequence GTGAATATAACCGTAATCGGTATGGGAGAAGTCGGCAAGCATATAGCCGGCTTTCTTGCTGCAGAAGAACATGATGTCACGATCATAGATTCCAATCCTCTCTCGGTTGCAGATGCCGAGGAGAGAATGGATGTCATGGCGCTGGTCGGTCAGGGTGGGAGCATCAAGTGTCTTAGGAAGGCTGAGGTTGCCAAAGCCGACCTGGTCATAGCTGTCACGGATGACGATGAGGCCAACATGCTGGCCGCTCTCGGTGCTAAGAGCCTTGGTGCAAAGAAGACTATCGCGAGAATATCTTCGCGAGAATATCTCGAGGGTGAGTCGGGCGTCTATCACGATGTGATGGGCATCGATCTGGTGATATGTCCTCAGATTCTCTCGGCGCTCGAGATAACCAAGCTTGTCAAGTCTGTCGGCGCATTGATGGTAGAGAATTTCGCAGAAAACCGCGTGGAGTTGATTCAGCTTAAACTCAATGAACAGCTCAAGATAGTGGGGAAGACTCTCAAGGAGGTCACCATGCCTCCAAACACACTCATAGCCGCAGTGGCTCGGGACGATCGTGTAATCATCCCTTCTGGCGACGATGAGTTGCTGCTTAATGACGAAGTCCTTGTGATCGGTATGATCGAGGCTATCGAGCAGGTCGAGGAGCTCTTCGGCAAGAAGCATCGCGGCAAGGCGAGAAAAGCAGTCATAGTCGGAGGGGGTGAAATAGGATTCTCGCTCGTTCAATCACTCAAAGGCGAGCAAATAGAAGTCACATTGATCGAGAAGGATGCCGAGCGATGCAAGTTTCTCTCCGAATCGCTGGAAAATGCCTTGATTATCAATGGTGACGGCACATCAATGGATATTCTCGAGGAAGTCGGCGTTGCGGAATGTGATATCTTCATCTCTGTCGTGTCGCGTGGCGAGGAAGTCAATTTGCTTACCGGTCTTCTCGCAAAGAAGATGGGTGCTCGCAAGAGCGTCGTGCTTGCGAACAAACCGGATTATAGGGAGCTATACGAGCAGCTCGGAATCGATGCTGTCGTCTCTCCGCGTCTCGTCGCTGCAAATCAAATCATGAAGTATGTCAGGGCGGGAAGGGTCGTATCGACTACCATTATAGAAGAGGGCAAGGCAGAGATCCTTGAGATTATTGCTCCTCCATCTTCCCGGATAGTCGAGAAGTCACTGAAAGATCTCAACTTTCCCAAAGGAGCTGTTATTGGTGCGGTCGTCGGTCCGAAAGGTGTTATGATTCCTACAGGAGACGATACGATCGCGCCCAACTCAACTGTGATCGTCTTCACGATACCATCCGCGCGCAAGAGAGTCGAGAAGCTCTTTAAGATAAAGATGTCAGAATGA
- a CDS encoding TrkH family potassium uptake protein produces the protein MNYKTIARLLGLLLIGVSVFMATAIVFAVHSDGIRSIVTFSVASAITAGAGLLLYMPSRKEKVSIHPREAIAVVTLGWIAISLFGGIPYMIDGTLTNPADAFFESASGFTTTGSSVMTDIESSSRSILYWRSLTQWLGGMGIIVLFIAILPQLGVGAKHLFKSEVPGPITETLKPKLKQTSSILWKIYIGFTATLLVSLMLAGMSFFDALCHSLTCMATGGFSTMNMSIAHYDSAAIDVILTFFMLFAGINFGLYYVLTRGRIKDFVSNVEFQVYIAVNVVAILLIALNIMGRHPNFFEALRYASFQTLSVSTATGFVTDNFDRYPSFSKILMVVLMFMGGSAGSTAGGIKVSRIVILVKAAYNEIYKAFHPHAVFAVKVGKQVIDETIIRSVLIFVGVFILSWVVGTLVMASMGLDMATAASSVVACMSNVGPGLARVGAIENFAFIPWGGKLFLSFMMILGRLELFTVLVLLIPDFWRR, from the coding sequence ATGAATTACAAGACAATCGCCAGGCTCCTGGGGTTACTTCTCATTGGCGTATCAGTTTTCATGGCTACCGCGATTGTCTTCGCTGTTCACTCGGACGGCATCCGCAGCATTGTCACATTCTCCGTGGCGTCTGCGATAACTGCGGGAGCTGGGCTGCTGCTTTACATGCCGAGTAGAAAAGAGAAAGTATCCATTCATCCGAGGGAGGCTATAGCAGTTGTCACGCTCGGCTGGATCGCAATATCACTCTTCGGCGGCATACCGTATATGATCGACGGTACACTCACAAATCCGGCGGATGCATTCTTCGAATCGGCATCCGGCTTCACGACTACCGGATCATCGGTCATGACAGATATTGAGTCATCGTCCAGATCCATACTCTACTGGCGATCGCTTACGCAATGGCTCGGAGGCATGGGGATTATCGTGCTGTTTATCGCGATCCTGCCGCAGCTCGGTGTAGGCGCTAAGCACCTGTTCAAGTCGGAGGTTCCCGGTCCCATCACCGAGACTTTGAAGCCGAAACTGAAGCAGACTTCCAGCATCCTTTGGAAGATTTACATAGGATTCACAGCGACACTTCTCGTCAGCCTCATGCTTGCAGGCATGAGTTTCTTCGATGCCCTCTGCCATTCCCTAACATGCATGGCAACGGGTGGTTTCTCGACAATGAACATGTCCATAGCACATTATGACAGCGCGGCAATTGATGTCATATTGACATTCTTCATGCTCTTCGCCGGTATTAACTTTGGGTTGTACTACGTTCTGACGAGGGGGCGGATCAAAGACTTTGTCTCAAATGTGGAATTTCAGGTATATATCGCTGTTAACGTTGTGGCGATTCTGCTGATCGCACTTAATATCATGGGACGGCATCCCAATTTCTTTGAGGCCCTCCGGTATGCATCGTTTCAGACTTTGTCGGTTTCGACCGCTACCGGCTTCGTGACCGACAATTTCGACCGGTACCCATCCTTCTCCAAGATCCTGATGGTAGTACTGATGTTCATGGGTGGATCCGCAGGGTCGACAGCAGGGGGAATCAAGGTCTCGCGAATCGTGATTCTCGTGAAAGCCGCGTACAATGAGATTTACAAGGCATTTCATCCCCACGCGGTCTTTGCCGTCAAAGTCGGCAAACAGGTGATTGATGAAACCATCATAAGATCAGTGCTGATTTTTGTCGGTGTGTTTATCCTTTCATGGGTCGTAGGCACACTTGTGATGGCATCCATGGGGCTCGATATGGCGACTGCCGCTTCATCTGTCGTCGCTTGCATGTCCAATGTTGGCCCCGGGCTCGCCAGGGTCGGCGCTATCGAAAACTTCGCATTCATTCCCTGGGGCGGTAAGCTCTTTCTCTCATTCATGATGATCCTCGGAAGACTCGAACTCTTCACAGTGCTCGTGCTGCTCATCCCCGATTTCTGGCGACGATAG